The Mangifera indica cultivar Alphonso chromosome 8, CATAS_Mindica_2.1, whole genome shotgun sequence genome has a window encoding:
- the LOC123224188 gene encoding transcription factor EGL1-like isoform X1: MASNATQNHDGVQQNLRKQLAVAVRSIQWSYAIFWSLSATQQGVLVWGDGYYNGDIKTRKTVQAMEIKADKIGLQRSEQLRELYESLLEGESEQANKRPSAALSPEDLTDAEWYYLVCMSFVFNSGQGLPGRALANGETIWLCNAQYADSKVFSRSLLAKSASIQTVVCFPHLDGVIELGVTELVPEDLSLIQHVKASLLEFSKPVCSEKSSSPHNADDDNDPICTKVSHEIVDTLALEGLYSPREEIKFDGEGVDDLHGNINEEFHMDSPDECSKGCEHNHQTEDSFMLEGINGGASQVQSWHFMDDDFSNGLPDSINSSDCISEAFVNRAKATSSPKRKNAGRTQLKELQEGNHRKLSSLDLAADDDSHYKRTLSAVLASSTRLTENLCFLSHGNKSSFMNWRKGGIIDGHRPRVQQNILKKILFMVPFMYGSCPHRSQKEIHRKNCLKTMESVDFCTRQFSSDKRKENEKFMVLRSMVPSICEVDKASILNDTINYLKKLEARVEELESCMDSVDFEARPKRNYPDMVEQISDNYDNQKIDNGRKPWLNKRKASDIDETDPEINKIVPKDSPPFDVKVSTKEKEVLIEMRCPYREFILLDIMDAINNLHLDAYSVISSNLDGILTLALKSKFLGAAVAPAAMIKQALRKVAGKC; this comes from the exons ATGGCTTCTAATGCCACTCAAAACCATGATGGGGTGCAgcaaaacttaagaaaacagCTTGCAGTGGCTGTTAGAAGTATCCAGTGGAGCTATGCGATTTTCTGGTCATTGTCAGCAACACAGCAAGG GGTGCTGGTGTGGGGTGATGGATACTACAACGGAGACATCAAGACTAGGAAGACTGTCCAAGCCATGGAAATTAAAGCTGATAAAATAGGTCTACAAAGGAGTGAGCAACTAAGAGAGCTTTACGAGTCTCTTCTGGAGGGAGAAAGTGAGCAAGCTAATAAGAGGCCTTCTGCTGCACTGTCTCCGGAGGATCTCACAGATGCGGAGTGGTATTACTTGGTTTGCATGTCTTTTGTATTCAATTCTGGCCAAGG TTTGCCAGGAAGAGCACTAGCAAATGGTGAAACCATATGGCTGTGTAATGCTCAATATGCAGACAGTAAAGTATTCTCACGCTCTTTGTTGGCCAAG AGTGCATCTATTCAG ACTGTCGTTTGTTTTCCTCATCTTGATGGTGTGATTGAGCTTGGTGTCACTGAATTG GTCCCAGAGGATTTAAGTCTCATTCAACATGTCAAAGCTTCTTTATTGGAGTTCTCAAAGCCTGTTTGCTCTGAGAAATCTTCCTCCCCTCATAATGCAGATGATGATAATGACCCAATTTGCACCAAGGTCAGCCATGAGATAGTGGATACATTGGCTTTGGAGGGGCTATACTCTCCCAGAGAAGAAATCAAATTTGATGGTGAGGGAGTTGATGATTTACATGGAAATATCAATGAAGAATTCCACATGGATTCTCCTGATGAATGTTCGAAGGGCTGTGAGCACAATCACCAGACTGAAGACTCCTTCATGCTCGAAGGTATTAATGGTGGGGCCTCTCAAGTTCAGAGTTGGCATTTTATGGATGACGACTTCAGCAATGGGCTACCAGATTCCATAAACTCAAGTGACTGTATATCTGAAGCCTTCGTGAATCGAGCAAAGGCTACTTCTTCTCCAAAGCGCAAAAATGCGGGAAGAACTCAATTGAAAGAACTTCAAGAAGGCAATCATAGGAAACTAAGTTCCTTAGATCTTGCAGCAGATGATGACTCACACTACAAAAGAACTCTTTCTGCTGTTTTGGCTAGTTCAACTCGTTTGACTGAAAACCTGTGTTTTCTTAGTCATGGTAACAAATCCAGCTTTATGAATTGGAGGAAAGGAGGAATAATTGATGGTCATAGGCCACGAGTGCAGCAGAACATactaaaaaagattttatttatggtCCCTTTCATGTATGGCAGTTGCCCTCATAGGTCACAGAAGGAAATCCACAGAAAAAATTGCCTTAAAACAATGGAAAGTGTTGATTTTTGCACTAGACAATTTTCATCAGATAAGAGAAAAGAGAACGAAAAATTTATGGTCCTAAGGTCAATGGTCCCATCTATTTGTGAG GTTGACAAAGCATCAATTCTCAATGACACTATCAACTACTTGAAAAAGCTTGAGGCCAGAGTAGAAGAGTTGGAATCCTGCATGGACTCAGTTGATTTTGAGGCAAGGCCTAAAAGAAATTACCCGGATATGGTAGAGCAGATATCTGATAACTATGACaaccaaaaaattgataatGGAAGGAAGCCTTGGCTAAACAAGAGGAAGGCCAGTGACATTGATGAAACTGACCCggaaatcaataaaattgttCCCAAAGATAGCCCACCGTTCGATGTGAAAGTGAGCACTAAAGAAAAGGAGGTTCTGATTGAGATGAGATGTCCATACAGAGAATTCATATTACTAGATATCATGGATGCTATAAACAATCTGCACTTGGATGCCTACTCGGTTATATCTTCAAATCTTGATGGCATTCTGACTTTGGCCCTTAAATCTAAG TTTCTAGGAGCAGCAGTTGCACCAGCAGCAATGATTAAACAAGCTCTAAGGAAGGTTGCTGGCAAGTGTTGA
- the LOC123224191 gene encoding gibberellin 20-oxidase-like protein, with amino-acid sequence MVIEKQAVSPLMRFKWGNQNAKSEFYSCGTLTDMARTACKRWGFFLISNHGISKDLYKRLYMLSKQLFGLPSDTKLQLGPISSTKTYTPHFIASPFFESLRVAGPNFFESAQSSANILFDQQGLEFSEILQEYGSKMTELSQKIIEVLLMCLGDGFEEKYYESEFENCHGYLRIINYTPPESLENEVEGLGTHTDMSCVTIVYQDEIGGLQVRSKEGKWVDINPCEGTLVVNIGDMLQAWSNEKFISSEHRVVLKQPINRLSLAFFWCFEDEKVILTPDEVVGEGNMKLYKPFVCLDYVKFRENNVRGKFEKVGFTVKDFAGIRLQM; translated from the exons ATGGTGATTGAGAAGCAGGCCGTGTCACCTTTAATGCGTTTTAAATGGGGGAATCAAAACGCAAAATCAGAGTTCTACTCATGTGGGACGTTGACTGATATGGCAAGAACTG CTTGCAAAAGATGGGGTTTCTTCCTAATCAGCAATCATGGAATTTCCAAAGATCTTTACAAAAGACTTTATATGCTTTCAAAACAACTGTTCGGCCTTCCTTCTGACACCAAGCTTCAACTTGGTCCTATATCTTCCACAAAAACTTATACTCCTCATTTCATAGCTTCTCCTTTCTTTGAGAGTCTCCGAGTTGCTGGACCAAATTTCTTTGAATCTGCTCAGAGTTCCGCAAATATACTCTTTGACCAACAGGGTCTTGAATTCAG TGAGATATTACAAGAATATGGCAGCAAGATGACAGAATTATCACAGAAAATTATAGAGGTGTTGCTAATGTGCTTGGGGGATGGTTTTGAGGAGAAATACTATGAATCCGAATTTGAGAACTGTCATGGATATTTGAGGATTATTAACTACACTCCACCTGAAAGTCTGGAGAATGAAGTAGAGGGGCTAGGAACGCACACAGACATGAGCTGTGTAACCATTGTCTACCAGGATGAAATTGGTGGGCTTCAAGTGAGATCAAAAGAGGGAAAATGGGTGGACATTAACCCATGTGAGGGAACCCTTGTGGTGAACATTGGGGATATGTTGCAAGCTTGGAGCaatgaaaaatttatatcatcagAACATCGAGTTGTTCTAAAGCAACCAATTAACCGTTTATCTCTAGCTTTCTTTTGGTgttttgaagatgaaaaagtgATTTTGACACCAGATGAAGTGGTAGGAGAAGGAAATATGAAACTTTATAAGCCATTTGTGTGTTTGGATTATGTGAAATTCCGAGAAAACAATGTAAGAGGGAAGTTTGAAAAGGTTGGATTCACAGTCAAAGACTTTGCTGGGATCAGGCTCCAAATGTGA
- the LOC123224189 gene encoding pentatricopeptide repeat-containing protein At4g35130, chloroplastic-like isoform X2, protein MGNLRFIFRNAYKLFGKITQRHSFSRNDLHILCYGTLPQKYSYTNLIDLSDDEKDNVISFTSKVSNLVRKNKPEEAIGLFKTVFMSDRRLNYVTVLSLARAFGAFSCLELIKMVHGLVIKMGFESEVIVLTPILGFYCDHDMAVGWKLFEKILNKDVVLWSAMVAVCVKSGQFIEAIELFREMQCHGVKPNHVSVVNMLPACAYICDGFSLGKQIHAFSIRRLLISFTNVQNSLIDMYAKCKNLRASIRVFDGNWKKDLISWRIMIRSCMENDCTRKALGFFSLMQSCCFEPDETIIGDILASLLQLEETKFGLSFHCYIIKKGFLNFAFLGTTLLQLYGRFGQLDMARNLFDQLSLKDVIAWTVMISVYAQGGQPHNALSTFKQMQLKNEKPNEFTFVGLLLACSSVGVQELGESIHSHLIKVGYTSNAYLTSALIDLYCKYGRIKQGKALFNDISKKDLICWSSMIKGYGMNGYCGLEYEGWSWFHSMKEKYNVTPKLAHYACMVDLLSHQGKFEKAFEFVSKMPVKPDKRIWGALLSGCRSTCGSTEIAEFVVEQLTTLDPQNSSYRKILSDMYAEEYMAL, encoded by the exons ATGGGAAACCTGCGTTTTATTTTTCGTAATGCTTACAAGTTGTTCGGCAAAATTACCCAACGACACAGTTTTTCAAGAAACGACttacatattttatgttacGGTACCTTGCCGCAAAAATACTCATATACGAATCTAATCGATCTTTCCGATGATGAAAAGGACAATGTAATATCATTTACATCAAAAGTTTCGAATTTGGTGAGGAAAAACAAGCCGGAAGAAGCTATTGGTTTatttaaaacggtttttatgAGTGATCGAAGGCTCAATTACGTGACGGTTTTGAGCTTAGCACGTGCCTTCGGTGCATTCAGTTGTTTAGAATTGATTAAAATGGTTCATGGGCTGGTCATCAAAATGGGGTTTGAATCAGAAGTAATAGTTTTAACTCCTATTCTTGGTTTTTATTGTGATCATGACATGGCAGTTGGGTGGaagttatttgaaaaaatattgaataaagaTGTTGTTTTGTGGAGTGCAATGGTTGCAGTGTGTGTGAAGAGTGGGCAATTCATTGAAGCCATTGAATTGTTTAGAGAAATGCAGTGTCACGGTGTCAAACCGAATCATGTTAGTGTTGTGAACATGTTGCCTGCTTGTGCGTATATTTGTGATGGTTTCTCTCTTGGCAAGCAGATTCATGCATTTTCAATAAGGAGGCTGCTTATTTCGTTTACTAATGTTCAAAATTCTCTTATAGATATGTATGCTAAGTGTAAGAATCTCAGGGCCTCCATTCGGGTTTTTGATGGTAACTGGAAGAAGGATTTGATCTCATGGAGGATTATGATCCGGAGTTGTATGGAGAATGATTGCACCAGAAAAGCTTTGGGTTTCTTTTCCTTGATGCAATCTTGTTGTTTTGAACCAGATGAAACTATAATTGGGGACATACTCGCATCATTATTACAGTTGGAAGAGACGAAATTTGGATTGTCATTTCATTGctacataataaaaaaaggatttttgaattttgcttTCCTTGGGACTACACTTCTCCAACTGTATGGTAGGTTTGGTCAGTTGGATATGGCTAGGAATTTGTTTGATCAGTTGAGTCTCAAGGATGTCATTGCTTGGACTGTAATGATCTCTGTATATGCCCAAGGAGGGCAACCTCATAATGCTCTAAGTACATTtaagcaaatgcaattgaagAATGAGAAACCTAATGAGTTCACTTTTGTTGGTCTGCTACTAGCATGTTCTTCAGTGGGAGTTCAAGAGCTTGGGGAGAGTATACATTCCCATTTAATTAAAGTCGGCTACACATCAAATGCATACTTGACATCAGCCTTGATTGATTTGTACTGCAAATATGGCAGGATAAAGCAAGGAAAGGCTCTTTTCAATGACATTTCTAAAAAAGATCTAATCTGCTGGAGTTCAATGATTAAAGGTTATGGGATGAATGG TTACTGTGGACTAGAATATGAGGGTTGGAGCTGGTTTCACTCTATGAAGGAGAAATATAACGTTACCCCAAAACTTGCGCACTATGCTTGCATGGTGGATTTGCTCAGTCATCAAGGGAAATTTGAAAAAGCTTTTGAATTTGTCAGCAAAATGCCTGTCAAGCCTGATAAAAGAATCTGGGGAGCTCTACTTTCTGGTTGCAGATCAACATGCGGGTCAACCGAGATAGCAGAGTTTGTGGTTGAACAACTCACTACCTTGGACCCACAAAATTCTAGCTATCGTAAGATTTTATCGGACATGTATGCAGAGGAATATATGGCATTATGA
- the LOC123224189 gene encoding pentatricopeptide repeat-containing protein At2g33680-like isoform X1 → MGNLRFIFRNAYKLFGKITQRHSFSRNDLHILCYGTLPQKYSYTNLIDLSDDEKDNVISFTSKVSNLVRKNKPEEAIGLFKTVFMSDRRLNYVTVLSLARAFGAFSCLELIKMVHGLVIKMGFESEVIVLTPILGFYCDHDMAVGWKLFEKILNKDVVLWSAMVAVCVKSGQFIEAIELFREMQCHGVKPNHVSVVNMLPACAYICDGFSLGKQIHAFSIRRLLISFTNVQNSLIDMYAKCKNLRASIRVFDGNWKKDLISWRIMIRSCMENDCTRKALGFFSLMQSCCFEPDETIIGDILASLLQLEETKFGLSFHCYIIKKGFLNFAFLGTTLLQLYGRFGQLDMARNLFDQLSLKDVIAWTVMISVYAQGGQPHNALSTFKQMQLKNEKPNEFTFVGLLLACSSVGVQELGESIHSHLIKVGYTSNAYLTSALIDLYCKYGRIKQGKALFNDISKKDLICWSSMIKGYGMNGYGDEALETFSNMLASGVMPNDVVFISVLSACSYCGLEYEGWSWFHSMKEKYNVTPKLAHYACMVDLLSHQGKFEKAFEFVSKMPVKPDKRIWGALLSGCRSTCGSTEIAEFVVEQLTTLDPQNSSYRKILSDMYAEEYMAL, encoded by the coding sequence ATGGGAAACCTGCGTTTTATTTTTCGTAATGCTTACAAGTTGTTCGGCAAAATTACCCAACGACACAGTTTTTCAAGAAACGACttacatattttatgttacGGTACCTTGCCGCAAAAATACTCATATACGAATCTAATCGATCTTTCCGATGATGAAAAGGACAATGTAATATCATTTACATCAAAAGTTTCGAATTTGGTGAGGAAAAACAAGCCGGAAGAAGCTATTGGTTTatttaaaacggtttttatgAGTGATCGAAGGCTCAATTACGTGACGGTTTTGAGCTTAGCACGTGCCTTCGGTGCATTCAGTTGTTTAGAATTGATTAAAATGGTTCATGGGCTGGTCATCAAAATGGGGTTTGAATCAGAAGTAATAGTTTTAACTCCTATTCTTGGTTTTTATTGTGATCATGACATGGCAGTTGGGTGGaagttatttgaaaaaatattgaataaagaTGTTGTTTTGTGGAGTGCAATGGTTGCAGTGTGTGTGAAGAGTGGGCAATTCATTGAAGCCATTGAATTGTTTAGAGAAATGCAGTGTCACGGTGTCAAACCGAATCATGTTAGTGTTGTGAACATGTTGCCTGCTTGTGCGTATATTTGTGATGGTTTCTCTCTTGGCAAGCAGATTCATGCATTTTCAATAAGGAGGCTGCTTATTTCGTTTACTAATGTTCAAAATTCTCTTATAGATATGTATGCTAAGTGTAAGAATCTCAGGGCCTCCATTCGGGTTTTTGATGGTAACTGGAAGAAGGATTTGATCTCATGGAGGATTATGATCCGGAGTTGTATGGAGAATGATTGCACCAGAAAAGCTTTGGGTTTCTTTTCCTTGATGCAATCTTGTTGTTTTGAACCAGATGAAACTATAATTGGGGACATACTCGCATCATTATTACAGTTGGAAGAGACGAAATTTGGATTGTCATTTCATTGctacataataaaaaaaggatttttgaattttgcttTCCTTGGGACTACACTTCTCCAACTGTATGGTAGGTTTGGTCAGTTGGATATGGCTAGGAATTTGTTTGATCAGTTGAGTCTCAAGGATGTCATTGCTTGGACTGTAATGATCTCTGTATATGCCCAAGGAGGGCAACCTCATAATGCTCTAAGTACATTtaagcaaatgcaattgaagAATGAGAAACCTAATGAGTTCACTTTTGTTGGTCTGCTACTAGCATGTTCTTCAGTGGGAGTTCAAGAGCTTGGGGAGAGTATACATTCCCATTTAATTAAAGTCGGCTACACATCAAATGCATACTTGACATCAGCCTTGATTGATTTGTACTGCAAATATGGCAGGATAAAGCAAGGAAAGGCTCTTTTCAATGACATTTCTAAAAAAGATCTAATCTGCTGGAGTTCAATGATTAAAGGTTATGGGATGAATGGGTATGGAGATGAGGCTCTTGAAACTTTCTCAAACATGTTGGCTTCAGGGGTTATGCCCAATGATGTtgttttcatttctgttttATCTGCTTGTAGTTACTGTGGACTAGAATATGAGGGTTGGAGCTGGTTTCACTCTATGAAGGAGAAATATAACGTTACCCCAAAACTTGCGCACTATGCTTGCATGGTGGATTTGCTCAGTCATCAAGGGAAATTTGAAAAAGCTTTTGAATTTGTCAGCAAAATGCCTGTCAAGCCTGATAAAAGAATCTGGGGAGCTCTACTTTCTGGTTGCAGATCAACATGCGGGTCAACCGAGATAGCAGAGTTTGTGGTTGAACAACTCACTACCTTGGACCCACAAAATTCTAGCTATCGTAAGATTTTATCGGACATGTATGCAGAGGAATATATGGCATTATGA
- the LOC123222653 gene encoding rop guanine nucleotide exchange factor 2-like, with product MENSAQLYENYDLGYLASPSSVDQNDHSTTETSVYSTMSGESFAYRRSYSEISTLSDPIDDNGCCSEPSPSNWPPARLGMKQQKTPMDGKLDGQEKGELELEMMKERFSKLLLGEDMSGSGRGVCTAVTISNAITNLYATVFGQNLRLEPLKPEKKAMWKREMDCFLSVCDYIVEFIPESKNLSDGTQVEMMASRPRADIYINLPALRKLDTMLLEILDSFQGMEFWYAEQGSMSSSSTLSGSFRRVVVQRKEEKWWLPVPCVPPGGLSEKSKIHLRHKRHSANQIHKAAMTINSSILAEMDIPDSYLATLPKSGKACLGDSVYRYMYSTDKFSPDYLLDCLNLSSEHEALELADRVEASIYTWRRKACMSHSKSSWDKLKGLMSDTDRSDKNHILAERAESLLFYLKQRYPELAQTSLDTCKIQYNRDVGQAILESYSRVLEGLAFNIVAWIEDVLFVDRAVRSQDY from the exons ATGGAAAATTCAGCCCAGTTATATGAAAACTATGATCTGGGTTATCTGGCTTCACCTTCTTCTGTTGATCAAAATGATCATTCAACGACAGAAACTTCAGTTTACTCAACCATGAGTGGTGAATCTTTCGCATACCGCAGGAGTTATTCAGAGATCTCAACCCTTTCAGACCCCATTGACGACAACGGTTGTTGCAGTGAGCCTTCTCCTTCAAACTGGCCGCCTGCAAGATTAGGAATGAAACAGCAAAAGACTCCCATGGATGGTAAGCTTGATGGTCAAGAAAAAGGAGAATTAG AGCTAGAGATGATGAAGGAaagattttcaaaacttttgcTTGGCGAAGATATGTCTGGAAGTGGTAGGGGTGTCTGCACAGCTGTTACAATCTCAAATGCCATAACTAATCTCTATG CCACTGTGTTTGGGCAAAATTTGAGGTTAGAGCCTCTTAAACCTGAAAAGAAGGCAATGTGGAAGAGAGAAATGGATTGTTTTCTTTCTGTGTGTGACTACATTGTAGAGTTCATCCCGGAGTCAAAGAACTTATCGGATGGAACGCAGGTTGAG ATGATGGCAAGCAGACCAAGGGCAGATATTTATATCAACCTTCCTGCACTCAGAAAGCTAGATACAATGCTCCTG GAAATTTTAGATAGTTTCCAGGGCATGGAATTTTGGTATGCAGAACAGGGCAGCATGTCCTCTAGTTCAACTCTTTCAGGTTCATTTCGTAGAGTTGTTGTTCAGCGGAAAGAGGAGAAATGGTGGCTACCAGTTCCATGTGTTCCTCCAGGTGGTCTCTCTGAGAAGTCAAAGATACACTTACGCCACAAGCGTCATTCTGCTAATCAAATTCACAAGGCAGCCATGACCATTAATAGTAGTATTCTTGCTGAAATGGACATCCCAGATTCTTACTTGGCAACTCTTCCAAAG agtGGAAAAGCATGTCTTGGAGATTCAGTTTACCGCTATATGTATTCGACAGACAAGTTCTCCCCAGACTATCTCCTTGACTGTCTCAATCTATCATCTGAGCATGAAGCACTTGAGCTTGCAGATCGAGTTGAAGCGTCCATCTATACATGGAGACGAAAAGCCTGTATGAGCCATTCAAAATCCTCATGGGATAAGCTCAAGGGTCTAATGTCTGATACTGACCGCAGTGACAAAAATCACATTTTGGCGGAAAGGGCAGAGAGTTTGTTATTCTACTTGAAGCAGAGGTACCCTGAACTTGCACAGACATCCTTGGACACATGCAAGATTCAATATAATCGG GATGTTGGGCAGGCAATCCTGGAGAGTTATTCAAGAGTGCTAGAAGGCTTAGCATTCAACATTGTCGCTTGGATTGAAGATGTTCTCTTCGTAGACAGAGCAGTGAGATCTCAAGATTACTAA
- the LOC123224188 gene encoding transcription factor MYC1-like isoform X2 has protein sequence MEIKADKIGLQRSEQLRELYESLLEGESEQANKRPSAALSPEDLTDAEWYYLVCMSFVFNSGQGLPGRALANGETIWLCNAQYADSKVFSRSLLAKSASIQTVVCFPHLDGVIELGVTELVPEDLSLIQHVKASLLEFSKPVCSEKSSSPHNADDDNDPICTKVSHEIVDTLALEGLYSPREEIKFDGEGVDDLHGNINEEFHMDSPDECSKGCEHNHQTEDSFMLEGINGGASQVQSWHFMDDDFSNGLPDSINSSDCISEAFVNRAKATSSPKRKNAGRTQLKELQEGNHRKLSSLDLAADDDSHYKRTLSAVLASSTRLTENLCFLSHGNKSSFMNWRKGGIIDGHRPRVQQNILKKILFMVPFMYGSCPHRSQKEIHRKNCLKTMESVDFCTRQFSSDKRKENEKFMVLRSMVPSICEVDKASILNDTINYLKKLEARVEELESCMDSVDFEARPKRNYPDMVEQISDNYDNQKIDNGRKPWLNKRKASDIDETDPEINKIVPKDSPPFDVKVSTKEKEVLIEMRCPYREFILLDIMDAINNLHLDAYSVISSNLDGILTLALKSKFLGAAVAPAAMIKQALRKVAGKC, from the exons ATGGAAATTAAAGCTGATAAAATAGGTCTACAAAGGAGTGAGCAACTAAGAGAGCTTTACGAGTCTCTTCTGGAGGGAGAAAGTGAGCAAGCTAATAAGAGGCCTTCTGCTGCACTGTCTCCGGAGGATCTCACAGATGCGGAGTGGTATTACTTGGTTTGCATGTCTTTTGTATTCAATTCTGGCCAAGG TTTGCCAGGAAGAGCACTAGCAAATGGTGAAACCATATGGCTGTGTAATGCTCAATATGCAGACAGTAAAGTATTCTCACGCTCTTTGTTGGCCAAG AGTGCATCTATTCAG ACTGTCGTTTGTTTTCCTCATCTTGATGGTGTGATTGAGCTTGGTGTCACTGAATTG GTCCCAGAGGATTTAAGTCTCATTCAACATGTCAAAGCTTCTTTATTGGAGTTCTCAAAGCCTGTTTGCTCTGAGAAATCTTCCTCCCCTCATAATGCAGATGATGATAATGACCCAATTTGCACCAAGGTCAGCCATGAGATAGTGGATACATTGGCTTTGGAGGGGCTATACTCTCCCAGAGAAGAAATCAAATTTGATGGTGAGGGAGTTGATGATTTACATGGAAATATCAATGAAGAATTCCACATGGATTCTCCTGATGAATGTTCGAAGGGCTGTGAGCACAATCACCAGACTGAAGACTCCTTCATGCTCGAAGGTATTAATGGTGGGGCCTCTCAAGTTCAGAGTTGGCATTTTATGGATGACGACTTCAGCAATGGGCTACCAGATTCCATAAACTCAAGTGACTGTATATCTGAAGCCTTCGTGAATCGAGCAAAGGCTACTTCTTCTCCAAAGCGCAAAAATGCGGGAAGAACTCAATTGAAAGAACTTCAAGAAGGCAATCATAGGAAACTAAGTTCCTTAGATCTTGCAGCAGATGATGACTCACACTACAAAAGAACTCTTTCTGCTGTTTTGGCTAGTTCAACTCGTTTGACTGAAAACCTGTGTTTTCTTAGTCATGGTAACAAATCCAGCTTTATGAATTGGAGGAAAGGAGGAATAATTGATGGTCATAGGCCACGAGTGCAGCAGAACATactaaaaaagattttatttatggtCCCTTTCATGTATGGCAGTTGCCCTCATAGGTCACAGAAGGAAATCCACAGAAAAAATTGCCTTAAAACAATGGAAAGTGTTGATTTTTGCACTAGACAATTTTCATCAGATAAGAGAAAAGAGAACGAAAAATTTATGGTCCTAAGGTCAATGGTCCCATCTATTTGTGAG GTTGACAAAGCATCAATTCTCAATGACACTATCAACTACTTGAAAAAGCTTGAGGCCAGAGTAGAAGAGTTGGAATCCTGCATGGACTCAGTTGATTTTGAGGCAAGGCCTAAAAGAAATTACCCGGATATGGTAGAGCAGATATCTGATAACTATGACaaccaaaaaattgataatGGAAGGAAGCCTTGGCTAAACAAGAGGAAGGCCAGTGACATTGATGAAACTGACCCggaaatcaataaaattgttCCCAAAGATAGCCCACCGTTCGATGTGAAAGTGAGCACTAAAGAAAAGGAGGTTCTGATTGAGATGAGATGTCCATACAGAGAATTCATATTACTAGATATCATGGATGCTATAAACAATCTGCACTTGGATGCCTACTCGGTTATATCTTCAAATCTTGATGGCATTCTGACTTTGGCCCTTAAATCTAAG TTTCTAGGAGCAGCAGTTGCACCAGCAGCAATGATTAAACAAGCTCTAAGGAAGGTTGCTGGCAAGTGTTGA